The Edaphobacter flagellatus sequence CCTTCCTGATTGTGATGCTGTTGACGGTTGTGCTGGTGCGCGGCATCCGCGAATCGGCACGAACGAACAACATCATGGTGCTGGTGAAGATTATTGCGATCCTGATCTTCATCTTTGCCGGGCTCAGCTTCATTCATCCGAATAACTACGTTCCCTTCTCGCCGAATGGGTGGAGCGGCATTCTGGCGGGCGGTTCCATCATCTTCTTCACCTATATCGGCTTCGATTCGGTGTCGACCGCAAGCGAGGAATGCCAATGTCCGCAGAAGGACGTTCCGATAGGCATTCTCGCGACGCTCATCATCTGCTCGATCCTTTATATCGGTGTGGCCACGGTGCTGTGCGGCATTGTGCCGTGGAAGACTGTTGCCGGCGATGCTGCTCCTGTAGTGAATGCGCTGAAGCGTGTATCGCTGCTGCCAGGCGGACACAGCCTGCACTGGGTGAGGCTCGCAGTGCTGCTTGGCGCCATTGTGGGGATGATCTCCTCCATCCTGGTATTTCAGCTTGGTCAGGCGCGTGTGTGGTTTGCGATGTCGCGCGACGGCTTGCTGCCGAGTGCGTTCAGCAAGGTGCATCCCCGGTTCAGAACGCCTGCGTTCGCGACGTGGGTCGCTGGGTTTCTTGTTGCGATTCCGGCAGGGCTCTTCGACGTAGGCACGTTTGCGGAGATGTCGAACATCGGCACCCTGTTCGCCTTCGTGCTGGTGTCGATCGGCGTGATGGTTCTACGCTCTCGCCAGCCGGAGAGGCATCGTGGGTTTACTGTCCCCTTCGGCCCTGTGATTCCTTTGCTGAGCGTCTTCTTCTGCATGCTGCTGATGGCCGGGCTTCCCGTAAAGACGTGGCTGCGTTTCTTTGTGTGGCTGATCGTCGGGCTGTTCGTCTATGCCTTCTACAGCCGTAAGCGGAGTGAGTTTTACGCGCCTGAAGCCTAAGATAGAAGAATGGCGCGAAAGCAGAAGAAAAACGGCGAGATCGATGTAACAGAATGGTTGCGCGGACTACCAAAGGCAGAGCTACACCTGCATCTCGAAGGAACGATCAAACCGGAGACGCTCGTCGAACTGAGTCAGAGGCACGATAAGGAGCCGCTCACACTCGAGGCTGCAAAGGCTCTTTATCAGTATGAGAACTTCCTCGGCTTTCTGGGCTCGTTCAAAGCCGTGACCGAACGCCTGCGCTGGCCTGAGGACTATGAGCTCATCACCTACAACATGATCCGCGACCTGGCGGCGCAAGGTGTCGTACATGCCGAGGTCTACGTCTCATTCGGCATCATCTACTACTGGAAACGCACCGAGGTCGAGCCCTACGTCGAAGCGATTGAGCGTGGAAGGATTCGCGGTGAACGCGACTTTGGCGTAACCGTGTTATGGATCGTCGACGCCGTGCGGCACTTCGGCGTAGAAGAGGGTGCTAAGGTCTTCCGCAAAGCAGCAGAGATCAAGGTGCTCTACCCGAGCTTCGTTGGCATCGGTATTGGCGGTGATGAAGCGCGCGGCCCCGCCGACCAGTTCCGCGATCTGTACAAAGAAGCCAAAGAGGGGGGCCTGCGTTTGACCGCACATGCTGGCGAATCCGTCGGACCCGAGAGCATCTGGTCGGCGATCAATATCGGCGCCGAAAGAATCGGACATGCGTTGTCGGCGCAGCATGACCCGGAATTGCTCGAGATACTCGCACAGAAACAGATACCGCTGGAGATCAACGTCACCAGCAACATCAAGACAGGCTGTTGCAAGAGTTTCGACGAGCACCCACTGCGGCATTATTTTGAATCGGGACTGATGGTGACGTTGAACTCAGACGATCCGCCAATGTTCGGCAGCAACCTGCTGGAAGAATACGTACTGGCACAGATGCAGTACGGATTCACGCTCGAGCAGATGCGAGAGCTGGCTGCCAACGCAGTCGAAGCAAGCTTTCTCGACCCAGCACGCAAACTTGCCCTGCTGCAACGCGTAGAACAATACGGCCAGATCTGAGTTGCTTCAACGTCCGTCGGGAGCCGGAACCATCACTGCGTTGGGATCGACCTTGGGAATGCCGAAGTGCCCGCTGAGATGCAACAGGTCGAGCGGCCGTAACGCGCATGAGATCTGAATCAGGTTCATATCGCGCGGCGCACGCACCAGCACCGTAACGTCATCAATCTCGGCGCCATTGAAATGCAACCATAGGTCGGTGATGGGATGTCCAGGTTGCGCACTGGCAGCTGGCGTGGTGTTCGCATCGACCAGATGCTTCCAACCAGCCGCATGGTACGTAGAGATGATGGAGCCCATCGCCTCAGGCGTGTAGAACGCCTGCCGCTGATAGTGATACGTATCAACAGTGATACTGCGCAGCTGCGCCGAAGCGCGCCTCACCTGCGCACTGCCGTTGTCGATAAAAGTGCTGGCGTAGTCCAGCATCGATCGATCGAACGTGACAGAGAGATGGGTCGCCGGTTGATCGGCCAGTTGGTTGAGCGTCTGCGAAACGCCATCT is a genomic window containing:
- the add gene encoding adenosine deaminase, which codes for MARKQKKNGEIDVTEWLRGLPKAELHLHLEGTIKPETLVELSQRHDKEPLTLEAAKALYQYENFLGFLGSFKAVTERLRWPEDYELITYNMIRDLAAQGVVHAEVYVSFGIIYYWKRTEVEPYVEAIERGRIRGERDFGVTVLWIVDAVRHFGVEEGAKVFRKAAEIKVLYPSFVGIGIGGDEARGPADQFRDLYKEAKEGGLRLTAHAGESVGPESIWSAINIGAERIGHALSAQHDPELLEILAQKQIPLEINVTSNIKTGCCKSFDEHPLRHYFESGLMVTLNSDDPPMFGSNLLEEYVLAQMQYGFTLEQMRELAANAVEASFLDPARKLALLQRVEQYGQI
- a CDS encoding amino acid permease; protein product: MRSRALARQIFQTKSIDKLISESERPETALKKTLGPVSLTALGIGAVIGSGIFTVIGTAIGGNPAMEAKLSDSPVIDLIVGLLHHTSGAVAGRPGAGPALAVSLVLVAIVCALTGLCYAELASMIPIAGSAYTYTYATLGELVAWIIGWDLILEYAFSNMSVSVGFAAHVVDLLDWLGLHISPKWLSPAYLPLGLQDLQGHDIYLPGWHAGFNIPAFLIVMLLTVVLVRGIRESARTNNIMVLVKIIAILIFIFAGLSFIHPNNYVPFSPNGWSGILAGGSIIFFTYIGFDSVSTASEECQCPQKDVPIGILATLIICSILYIGVATVLCGIVPWKTVAGDAAPVVNALKRVSLLPGGHSLHWVRLAVLLGAIVGMISSILVFQLGQARVWFAMSRDGLLPSAFSKVHPRFRTPAFATWVAGFLVAIPAGLFDVGTFAEMSNIGTLFAFVLVSIGVMVLRSRQPERHRGFTVPFGPVIPLLSVFFCMLLMAGLPVKTWLRFFVWLIVGLFVYAFYSRKRSEFYAPEA